The Thiorhodovibrio litoralis genome includes a window with the following:
- a CDS encoding PAS domain S-box protein, which produces MLSAAGSGKGLSKNRVFGQALIIPIWSHDQWFGFIGFDEVHTAKQWTDDDVNLLRAASQALGLYLDRKQTQALLEASEEEFRVAFQHANDGICIVDLAGKITRVNDRMCDLFGYSRAEFASMTVNDLTHASDKDVSSRFIARSIAGEITSDIFEKRHIRKDGQMIWSRISSTLVRDSQGKPLHFISHMQDITLLKETVQALEEGEARYRLLADHAADAIWTMDEHQNYTFVSPAFERLYGYRLEELGRGLPEKLIPADSRKVIMSHEAKRMASIKAGNPDRSPYRIEVEKHTKDGRSLWIESTTTPVFDEYDKYCGIVGVSRDVTDRKRADDALKASEEKMRLLATVDDLTKLPNRRHFLDLAKHELERCLRYPHHFSLILFDVDHFKKVNDIYGHNVGDGVLMAIAAAVLRTLREVDISARFGGEEFVAGLPETGIEEAMQVAERLRAAVEDTQIELDDDQELQVTISLGVVELDDTSPDLDALLKHADLAMYAAKRNGRNRVERHTPGMVLGADE; this is translated from the coding sequence GTGCTTTCTGCTGCTGGCTCCGGCAAGGGATTGTCAAAAAATCGAGTTTTCGGTCAGGCACTAATTATCCCGATTTGGTCTCACGACCAATGGTTCGGGTTCATTGGGTTTGATGAAGTCCACACAGCAAAACAGTGGACAGATGACGATGTCAATTTGTTGCGCGCCGCCTCGCAGGCCTTAGGTCTGTATCTGGATCGGAAGCAGACGCAAGCCTTGCTCGAAGCGAGCGAGGAAGAATTCCGCGTGGCCTTTCAACATGCGAATGACGGCATTTGCATTGTGGATCTCGCTGGAAAGATCACCCGAGTCAATGACCGGATGTGCGACCTCTTCGGCTATTCCAGGGCCGAGTTTGCCTCCATGACGGTGAATGACCTCACACATGCGAGCGACAAAGATGTTAGTTCACGCTTCATTGCGCGCAGCATTGCCGGAGAGATCACCAGCGACATATTTGAAAAGCGCCATATCCGCAAAGACGGTCAGATGATCTGGAGTCGGATATCCAGCACCCTGGTGCGCGACTCCCAGGGCAAGCCGTTGCACTTTATCTCGCATATGCAGGACATCACGCTGCTGAAAGAAACGGTTCAGGCCCTGGAGGAAGGAGAGGCCAGATATCGCCTGCTGGCTGATCATGCCGCCGATGCGATCTGGACCATGGATGAGCACCAGAACTACACCTTCGTCAGCCCGGCGTTCGAGCGCCTCTATGGTTACAGGTTAGAGGAACTCGGTCGCGGATTGCCGGAAAAGCTGATTCCAGCCGATTCCCGGAAGGTCATTATGAGCCATGAGGCCAAGCGCATGGCGTCCATCAAGGCGGGAAACCCGGATCGTTCTCCTTATCGAATTGAGGTGGAAAAGCACACCAAAGACGGTCGGAGCCTGTGGATTGAATCCACCACTACGCCCGTTTTTGATGAGTATGACAAATACTGCGGCATCGTCGGTGTCAGCCGGGATGTTACTGACCGCAAGCGGGCTGACGATGCGCTCAAAGCCAGTGAAGAAAAAATGCGACTTCTCGCCACCGTTGACGATTTGACGAAACTCCCGAATCGTCGTCACTTTCTTGACCTGGCGAAGCATGAGTTGGAACGCTGCCTCCGTTATCCACATCACTTTTCCCTGATCCTATTCGACGTCGACCATTTCAAGAAGGTCAACGATATCTACGGACATAATGTGGGTGACGGGGTACTCATGGCCATTGCCGCAGCCGTGCTAAGGACACTGCGGGAGGTGGATATCTCCGCCCGTTTTGGCGGCGAGGAGTTCGTGGCAGGGCTGCCCGAAACTGGCATAGAGGAAGCGATGCAGGTCGCCGAGCGCCTGCGCGCAGCCGTCGAGGACACCCAGATCGAGCTTGATGACGACCAGGAACTTCAGGTGACCATCAGCCTGGGTGTGGTCGAGCTCGATGATACCAGTCCCGACCTGGACGCCCTGCTCAAACACGCCGACTTGGCCATGTACGCGGCCAAGCGCAACGGTCGCAATCGGGTCGAACGCCATACGCCAGGCATGGTGCTTGGCGCGGATGAATGA
- a CDS encoding IS630 family transposase (programmed frameshift), producing MTKKYVVRLSDEERGLLEDLVSKGQAAAQKIKHANVLLKVDAEGANWSDAQAAEAFGCAPRTVFSIRERFVEQGFEAALSRKQREHPSCEPLLDGEKQARLVQIACSEPPPGYARWTLNLLAGKLVELDVVESISAPTVMRAPKKNALQPHRRKCWVIPPGEDAAFVAQMEDVLEVYRRPYDPKKPVVCIDEQPTQLIAETRQPLPMQPGQPERYDYEYERAGTAVNFMITEPLGQWRKVSVRETKTAIDLAQEIKTLLDVDYPDAEKVVIVWDNLNTHTPASLYKAFPPEEARRLIERLEIHYTPKHGSWLDIAEIELSVMTKQCLDRRIGDIETLRRETAAWAEQRNEAQIGVDWQFTNDKARVKLKHLYPQVKLK from the exons ATGACAAAGAAATATGTAGTCCGTCTCAGCGATGAAGAGCGTGGTTTGTTGGAAGACCTGGTGAGCAAAGGGCAAGCGGCGGCGCAGAAGATCAAACATGCGAATGTATTGCTCAAGGTCGATGCCGAAGGGGCGAATTGGAGCGATGCACAAGCCGCTGAGGCGTTCGGTTGCGCGCCGCGCACTGTCTTCAGCATTCGCGAGCGGTTCGTCGAACAAGGATTTGAAGCGGCGCTTTCACGCAAGCAACGTGAGCACCCGAGCTGCGAGCCCCTGCTCGATGGGGAAAAGCAGGCGCGGTTGGTGCAAATTGCCTGTAGCGAGCCGCCTCCCGGATACGCGCGCTGGACGTTGAATTTACTCGCGGGGAAGTTGGTGGAACTGGATGTCGTTGAGAGCATCTCGGCACCCACGGTGATGCGCGCAC CTAAAAAAAACGCACTCCAACCGCATCGGCGCAAGTGCTGGGTGATTCCCCCCGGGGAAGACGCCGCCTTTGTGGCGCAAATGGAAGATGTCCTGGAGGTCTACCGCCGCCCCTACGACCCCAAGAAGCCAGTTGTCTGCATTGATGAACAACCGACCCAGTTGATTGCCGAGACACGCCAGCCCCTGCCGATGCAACCGGGCCAACCCGAACGCTACGATTATGAATATGAGCGCGCCGGTACGGCGGTGAACTTCATGATCACAGAACCCTTGGGGCAATGGCGCAAAGTCAGTGTGCGCGAAACCAAAACCGCGATCGATTTAGCCCAAGAAATCAAGACATTGCTGGACGTGGACTATCCCGACGCCGAGAAAGTCGTTATCGTCTGGGACAACCTCAATACGCATACGCCCGCCTCTCTGTACAAAGCCTTCCCACCTGAGGAAGCGCGGCGGTTGATCGAGCGCTTGGAAATCCACTACACACCAAAGCACGGCAGCTGGTTGGACATTGCCGAAATCGAACTCAGTGTCATGACCAAGCAGTGCCTAGACCGCCGCATCGGCGATATCGAAACGCTTCGCCGCGAAACCGCCGCCTGGGCAGAACAACGCAACGAGGCCCAAATCGGCGTCGACTGGCAATTCACCAACGACAAAGCGCGTGTGAAGTTGAAGCACTTATATCCGCAAGTTAAGCTGAAATGA
- a CDS encoding Uma2 family endonuclease: MEALKLNTLDDLLLCPDERMELINGDIVRRPMARIAHGVAQGNLRVELYPFASPDGPGGGWWFATEVSVAYEVHECPSHDLAGWRRERLPRLPEGVIDLPPDWVCEIVSPGHERKDTLVVPLLLKRHRVPHYWLIWPEERRLIAYHLSDGDWREIAILEGGERARIPPFDAIELELDALLGRG, encoded by the coding sequence ATGGAAGCACTGAAACTGAACACCCTCGACGATCTGCTCCTGTGCCCGGACGAGCGGATGGAACTGATCAACGGCGACATCGTCCGGCGGCCGATGGCGCGCATCGCGCACGGCGTCGCACAAGGCAACCTGCGCGTCGAGCTCTATCCGTTCGCCAGCCCCGATGGCCCCGGCGGTGGCTGGTGGTTTGCCACCGAGGTCAGCGTGGCCTACGAGGTTCACGAATGCCCATCGCACGATCTGGCCGGCTGGCGACGGGAGCGGCTGCCCCGGCTGCCTGAAGGCGTCATCGATCTGCCGCCGGATTGGGTCTGCGAGATCGTTTCACCGGGACATGAGCGGAAAGACACCCTGGTAGTGCCGCTGCTGCTGAAGCGTCATCGCGTGCCCCATTACTGGCTGATCTGGCCCGAGGAGCGGCGGCTGATCGCCTACCATCTGAGCGATGGCGATTGGCGCGAGATCGCCATTCTTGAGGGCGGCGAGCGCGCCCGTATCCCGCCATTCGACGCTATCGAGCTGGAGCTGGATGCTCTGCTCGGTCGTGGCTGA
- a CDS encoding type II toxin-antitoxin system Phd/YefM family antitoxin, which yields MFVEIGSYDAKTKLPELLRQVQGGRHYRITLRGKPMADLVPTDESHADDRCAAIAAMRAFPRVRALDPATVSDWIREGRR from the coding sequence ATGTTTGTTGAAATCGGCTCTTACGATGCGAAGACCAAGCTGCCCGAATTGTTGCGCCAAGTTCAGGGTGGGCGTCACTACAGGATCACGCTACGCGGAAAACCCATGGCCGATCTGGTGCCGACAGACGAATCTCATGCGGACGACAGGTGTGCCGCCATTGCCGCGATGCGTGCCTTCCCGAGGGTGCGGGCTCTTGATCCAGCGACGGTCAGCGACTGGATTCGCGAGGGTCGGCGATGA
- a CDS encoding type II toxin-antitoxin system VapC family toxin, producing MKLVLDASMALAWIFERVDPQENARADQLLEAMIGLEVGVPVLWHTEVANALLVAERRNVVTQAQVIDYLHRLSRLPIETDALTVASRRDFVMALGREHRLSAYDATYLELTLRTGSVLASFDAKLVEAARQAGASIYDSA from the coding sequence ATGAAGCTGGTACTCGACGCCTCCATGGCGTTGGCCTGGATCTTCGAGCGCGTCGATCCACAAGAAAACGCGCGAGCGGACCAGTTGTTGGAGGCGATGATCGGGCTGGAAGTCGGGGTTCCGGTGCTATGGCATACCGAGGTGGCGAATGCGTTGCTCGTGGCTGAACGACGCAATGTAGTCACTCAGGCGCAAGTCATCGACTATTTGCACCGCTTGTCACGCTTACCGATTGAGACCGATGCCTTAACGGTGGCGAGTCGCCGGGATTTCGTGATGGCACTGGGGCGCGAGCATCGACTGTCAGCCTATGATGCCACCTATCTCGAACTGACCCTGCGGACAGGATCGGTTCTGGCTTCTTTCGACGCCAAACTCGTTGAGGCCGCGCGCCAAGCGGGAGCAAGCATCTACGATTCAGCATAA
- a CDS encoding BrnA antitoxin family protein, whose protein sequence is MHHGERPLSAARQVSTTICFDADVLAAMEATGPGWQQRINDAIRALFFQSTQNS, encoded by the coding sequence TTGCACCATGGCGAGCGCCCCTTGTCGGCCGCACGCCAGGTCTCGACCACCATCTGCTTCGACGCCGACGTGCTCGCTGCAATGGAGGCCACCGGCCCGGGCTGGCAACAGCGCATCAATGACGCCATACGCGCGCTCTTCTTCCAATCAACCCAAAACTCATAG
- a CDS encoding Fic family protein, whose amino-acid sequence MTTTLRLFALNRLAIEPSTAWYLNDLGELRGKQELYTQQAPQRLKALRESAMVESALSSNRIEGVSVDPQRVRDVLAAPRPIFRDRDEEEVRGYRDALELIHQQARDLSISQETVCRLHGLARGQIWDAGQYKSKDSDIIERYPNGSERIRFRTVKALDTEAAMASLIHDWQSCRAERWIPPLLALAAFNLDFLCIHPFRDGNGRVSRLLWLLQSLQLGYEVGRYISLERLVEQNKDRYYETLEESSRGWHTAEHNPWPYIHYVLSIMKEAYRDFVDRVGEIKAPRGEKREMVLNGIERLLAKPGSACKISELEQVCPSVSRDMIRHVLREQQSRGIIACSGRGAGATWSRGGVQG is encoded by the coding sequence TTGACAACCACGCTGCGCCTGTTCGCGCTCAATCGTCTGGCTATCGAGCCCAGCACGGCCTGGTATCTGAACGACCTAGGCGAGCTGCGCGGCAAGCAGGAACTCTATACCCAGCAGGCACCACAGCGTCTCAAGGCCCTGCGGGAATCGGCCATGGTCGAAAGCGCGCTGTCATCGAACCGCATCGAGGGCGTCAGTGTTGATCCCCAGCGGGTGCGAGATGTCCTGGCGGCACCACGACCGATCTTCCGTGACCGGGATGAAGAAGAAGTCCGCGGCTATCGCGATGCGCTGGAGCTGATTCACCAGCAGGCCCGCGACTTGTCAATCAGCCAGGAAACAGTCTGCCGCCTCCATGGGCTGGCACGGGGCCAGATCTGGGATGCCGGGCAGTACAAATCGAAAGACAGCGACATCATCGAGCGGTATCCTAACGGCTCAGAGCGGATACGCTTTCGCACCGTTAAGGCGTTGGACACGGAAGCAGCCATGGCGAGCCTGATCCACGACTGGCAGTCGTGCCGCGCTGAGCGCTGGATTCCGCCACTGCTGGCCCTGGCCGCCTTTAATCTGGACTTTTTGTGCATACACCCCTTCCGCGACGGCAATGGTCGTGTCTCGCGTCTGCTATGGCTGTTGCAGAGTCTCCAACTGGGTTACGAGGTCGGTCGTTACATCAGCTTGGAACGCTTGGTGGAGCAGAACAAGGACCGCTATTACGAAACCTTGGAGGAAAGCTCACGAGGCTGGCACACAGCAGAGCACAATCCTTGGCCCTACATCCATTATGTGCTGTCAATCATGAAGGAGGCCTACCGCGACTTCGTCGATCGGGTGGGGGAGATCAAGGCCCCGCGCGGGGAGAAGCGCGAGATGGTTCTCAACGGCATCGAGCGGCTTCTGGCTAAACCGGGCAGCGCCTGCAAAATTAGCGAGCTTGAGCAAGTCTGTCCAAGTGTCAGTCGCGACATGATCCGCCACGTCCTGCGCGAACAGCAATCCCGGGGAATCATCGCCTGCTCGGGGCGCGGCGCGGGTGCGACCTGGTCTCGCGGCGGCGTTCAGGGCTAG
- a CDS encoding site-specific integrase: MRSCAEYRDAHCPNSQWVFCRKDGSRMRSSSTGFARACKDVGISDFRFHDLRHTCAAWLVQAGVPLTEVRDVLGHSTIKMTERYAHLAPENIRNAVAVLDLESRFSHGAKSTKNEDAHKDAVSY; this comes from the coding sequence GTGAGAAGCTGCGCTGAGTATCGCGACGCTCATTGCCCAAACAGCCAATGGGTTTTCTGTCGCAAGGATGGGTCACGGATGCGCTCTTCAAGCACAGGCTTTGCTAGGGCGTGCAAGGATGTCGGCATCAGCGATTTTCGCTTTCATGATCTCCGCCATACCTGTGCCGCGTGGCTCGTTCAGGCTGGGGTTCCGCTGACCGAAGTCCGAGATGTTCTTGGCCATAGCACGATCAAGATGACCGAGCGTTACGCTCATCTTGCCCCGGAAAATATCCGTAACGCGGTGGCGGTCCTCGACCTTGAGTCACGATTTAGTCACGGTGCCAAATCGACCAAGAATGAGGACGCTCACAAAGATGCTGTAAGTTATTGA
- a CDS encoding tyrosine-type recombinase/integrase has product MAAIHKLTDRQAQTARKTISDGGNLYLVVGKNGSKKWVFRYSYSGKSRAKGLGSYPSTTLADARDQAAKARDQLKAGVDPLDAPVDDADAEPSVPSFTQVAARFIRGRKRSWSNPKHRRQWVSTMRTYARPVIGSKPVDSITTADVLAILEPIWHSRTETAKRVQGRVENILDFASAHGWRDPLNPARWRGHLDKLLPAAAKVKRQKTGGVTRHHPALDHRDLPRFYAELVATEGLSALALRWLILTATRTSETLKATWSEIDLESGVWSIPGERMKTRVDHRVPLTDEMRAILDQLPRVDGEDWLFPGERKGKPLSNMALLMQMRRMGYGVKGTRGDAVPHGMRATFKTWSGEVSTAPREIVEAALAHALESKVEQAYQRGDLLAKRRRLMEQWSDWCTRPSADVVDLAERRKAG; this is encoded by the coding sequence ATGGCGGCAATTCACAAGCTCACAGACAGGCAGGCGCAGACCGCGCGCAAGACCATCAGCGACGGCGGCAACCTGTATCTGGTTGTCGGCAAGAATGGTAGCAAGAAATGGGTCTTTCGCTACAGCTACAGCGGCAAGTCCCGCGCGAAAGGACTCGGCAGCTACCCGAGCACAACCCTGGCAGATGCGCGCGACCAGGCGGCTAAGGCGCGCGACCAGCTCAAGGCCGGCGTTGACCCGCTCGATGCTCCCGTCGACGATGCTGATGCAGAGCCGTCGGTCCCTTCCTTCACCCAGGTAGCAGCGCGCTTTATCCGTGGTCGCAAGCGGTCATGGTCTAACCCGAAGCATCGGCGTCAGTGGGTCTCGACCATGCGGACTTACGCGCGGCCAGTCATCGGCAGCAAGCCGGTCGACAGCATCACAACAGCGGATGTGCTGGCTATCCTCGAGCCGATATGGCACTCCCGCACAGAGACGGCAAAGCGGGTGCAAGGTCGGGTGGAGAATATCCTCGACTTCGCATCGGCGCATGGGTGGCGCGATCCGCTCAACCCGGCAAGGTGGCGCGGCCATCTGGACAAGCTCTTGCCAGCGGCGGCGAAGGTGAAGCGGCAAAAGACAGGCGGCGTCACCCGGCATCACCCGGCGCTTGACCACCGAGACCTCCCGCGCTTCTATGCAGAGCTTGTGGCCACCGAGGGTCTGTCCGCGCTGGCGCTTCGCTGGCTGATCCTCACGGCCACCAGGACATCAGAGACGCTCAAAGCGACGTGGTCGGAGATAGACCTCGAGTCAGGCGTCTGGTCGATACCTGGCGAGCGGATGAAGACCCGCGTTGACCACCGCGTCCCGCTCACAGATGAGATGCGCGCCATCCTCGACCAGCTCCCGCGCGTCGACGGCGAAGACTGGCTATTTCCAGGCGAGCGCAAAGGCAAGCCGCTGTCGAATATGGCGCTACTGATGCAGATGCGCCGCATGGGCTACGGCGTCAAAGGCACGCGCGGAGATGCGGTTCCGCATGGCATGCGCGCGACATTCAAGACATGGTCTGGCGAAGTCTCGACCGCACCGAGAGAGATAGTCGAAGCAGCTCTTGCGCATGCGCTCGAGAGCAAGGTGGAGCAGGCTTACCAGAGAGGCGACTTGCTCGCAAAGCGGCGGCGCTTGATGGAGCAGTGGAGCGACTGGTGCACCAGGCCATCGGCTGACGTGGTCGACCTGGCAGAGCGGCGCAAGGCCGGCTGA